The DNA window CAAACCTCAATTCAACTGTCACTTTGACTTCAAATCTTATcggatccttctcaacgctatgattcttcttcggagatgcttcggtttgtaaagaTCGTACGTGAtaaattgtgcgaaaccttctcaattttttccacagtctccacgtatgatatcatgagattttaacaaatctcgtgattttcagactttgtttgctttttttagaatttaaaaaccattcggccacacgttcgtggtcgtgtttcctgaacaaaatgttcaaaaattcttttcatttcctgagtaaggccccaaaatagactcaataacatgaatatgatttctccactcaatttattccattatttgaatcactttcagttcaaatttgacttaaaccgaaaaattcctctaaatgcaataaattaattaaatatagcaaacagatcgagaaatatgccaaattttaacatgtagtaccacatgttgtatgtggagagtagaaaaagtttggagggcaggagaggaaaaaattattattttgccgagtgctaataaaaaacactcggcaacatcattttgccgagtgtaaaaaaacaacACTCAACAAAAatatcagtttgccgagtgtcaataaaaaaCATTCGGAAAacattggctttgccgagtgtctttaacggacactcggtaaagttataacggcagggcggcgcacccaacggccgtcacatggccgccgcacgcccagcgcacgtgcatctactttgccgagtgtttcgttgTAGTTTACCAAGTGTTTTTTATTAGACacttggtaaagttggtttttgccgagtgctataggtttaccgagtgttgcattaaaaacactcggtaaatcggatgtttgccgagtgcccaatgtaatgcactcggcaaaccgtcaggcactcggcaattctACTGTTTCCGGTAATGACAGTTGTGCAATAGGGATGGAGCCAGCGAGGGGCAGCACATGCCTTAGTAAATATATATAGTGCTATTAAAATTTGGAGGTTGAAAAGGAGAACACTGGGAATGTTTTTATAGGTGTTAGTGTGGGTTTGTGGTTGTATAGCTGTCtgtatttttttaaaagaaaaacaagacaagaTACGGATAAATATTTGCACTTACGATGAACCGGATAACTAGGACAGCTTGAAGATCGTACAGAACCGCACGGACAATCTAGCAGTTGCTGTAACAATTTTTCCATGCATAACTAGTCGAACACTTGAGGACTCCTCTTATCTAGTGACAGAAATCAAACAAAAATGTCACTCCTCGATGAATTATTCACCGCCAATTGTTAGAAACATCGCCGTAGAAAAAAGAAGGTGACGATGGCAGTGCTAACTGCCAAGGCCGGCCTCGATCAGTGTATTAGGAGCAGGCAATGGAAGACGACACGGGCTTGAAGCCGAACTGGCCAGACGGCGAGGCGTAGGAGAACTTGACGACGCACTCGGAGCCGATGCCGATGGGGCGCCCGCCGTTGAGGGTGCAGAGCTTGCCGTCGCCGTCGACGCTGAGAACGCCCGCCGGGTCGACCGCCACGGAGGAGCTGAACCCACCGCACGCCAGCCTGACGTTCGCCTGCGTGCAGATGCACCGGTTCTCCACCGTCACCGCGTAGACGTTGGCCTTCGATGGCACCTTGGTCTGCGTCACGGCGAGGTCTGAAAGGCTGCAGTAACCTGCGTTTCCTGCTCGCTCAAACAAAAAGGATTACATGAGAGAGGGTCAATGAGGGGTAGCGAAAGAGAGAGCCGCTGTTTGGGGAAGAAGAGGATATACCTGGGTTGCAAAGGCTGAACAGCAGCAGCAAGAACGCGGtgttcttcgtcatcagcaaggTCTCCATTTGTGCTCTTTCTCTGTGGTTTCTGTGCGGAATCTATCTTAGCCACCTATTTATACATCAGCTGCCAACGTGGTTTCAGAATACACGAAGATCTCGGAACTGcagcactactggattcaggttgtTCGCCGAGTgcatgaggcactcggcaaaggacagaTTGTactgcgacactcggcaaagaacacacggcaaaaaattgatcggcaaagccctctttgtcgagtgtcttttatcgggcactctgcaaaggctttgccgagtgccccggggacacttggcaaagaaaaacAACCATCACGGCGCCagtcccgttgacggtcactttgccgagtgccaacccggcaggcactcggcaaagattttttattttttttaaaaaaatttctttgccgagtaccaaccCTTCAAGCattcggcaaagagtttttatttttattttttacaaaatttctttgccgagtgccaaccttcaggcactcggcaaagtttttttatatttttttaaaatttctttgccgagtgccccctatccggcactcggcaaagtttgattttttttaatttctttgccgagtgccctctgcctggcactcggcaaagtttatttttttttaaaaaaattcctttgccgagtgccctaagtccggcactcggcaaagtttgaattttttttttaaaatttctttgccgagtgccctttgtccggcactcggcaaagtttgattttttttaaaaatttctttgacgagtgccctctgtccggcactcggcaaagtttgaatttttttttaaatttctttgccgagtgccatggtcacagcactcggcaaagctggaaaaatagtTTTCTGGACACcaatttttctagctttgccgagtgctgtgaccattgcactcggcaaaggggtcctttgccgagtgcaacactcggcaaagtgacccaaaactgcaatttttttttacattccatcatgacaaataaattcatacaaacatatatcacatatacatctcattcatcacatatatatctcatccatcacatatatatctcatccatccacacatctatccgcacatatcacatccatcacaatatatatcacatatataataataagtgctcaagtcaatCCAAATAAatacacaagtccatcaaagtccacaagtgcatcacaagtatatcacaaagtgaacaacaaatgaaaaaaatacaacgtgcactcatctcggccaaggcgattgtggtgaaggcccagctccatcatacggaggtgcatgaggtgaattattcgaaccaccatcagatggagactgcacaaaggagaaaagattgcatgtgagacaagattatttggatagttAATCTagaaaggtagaggccatacaagcaaagcacaagcgaaagtaaaaaactttcatactcacaggagtagctgtagctgcaggacgcggaggtggaggtgaaatcaacagcccaggtggcagagagaagcccacacgttgcccaagtccttattggaactccgtaatgtccgttagcctctgcgcctgggcctgccgctcggcccgctcagcctCCAGCCAGACTGCCATCCTCTGCTGTCcagcctccagctcctgacgttgcctcatttcttgttccagccgggcctacaatatttcactctaatgtttcagtaatgcaaagttaattaaggtgtgtaaagatcaatgtatgacgagtaaaataggaataacctcgagtgcgtcgacccggtgctgtgcagcggtcggccgtgtgcgaatggccgggctctcgcttgtgctccgtgctcagatctgggagagagagagggagtagaggccgtgttgaTGACGCCGtggccaagccagaaccgcccatgcttcttgccttgccccgccctcatgacggcctctccatcgaagtcctgcgtgctcagatcgtggtctgacccatagagcgacctcgccacctcagtgtactcactgatgcgggagtggacgcttgggttcgtgtatgcctcgggcgggtcctccaggttgaaggagacgtcggacgtcgccttgcccttgtgggccatacaccatgcttggaagtccgagcaagcctggccactatgtgacgccgactgggagaaagacaacacgatgattagaaataggcagaactgagcgtcacaatagataaatgaattcgcgtacccatgcttgtttatatccggcgaggttgcggctgccttgatagtgtgctggaccttgcatctacaaacgacggtcctgggcatccctgtgcatcttgaggtactcctccgtgaaccacctgtccaccatcatcgctCAGCACTCAGGAtatgcttggcaccaccagggaatcatctacacatcatcaagtattggacatataagaagatcaaattagaccaacttaatctcaaaacgaatcaatattgatgttcttcatttacctcaaggtactgctcctgggtcagctgcatctctcttacgtctttcttggttttcctctctccaagcttcgacccgtagtaggttacgatggcctggatgcgcacctcgtgatgcatgtcagagacgagttttttacaggctttggtagtcacctgctccgccctggcctcaaatccctcctcgcatctgtaataagtctgcatacaaaagcgatgtatccattcattatttcaagaaaagtctacaatgttgtgcgagggagacttacccaaagctctgccttcacccgcgccgccttgttggggtactctgcATCGGTGGCGACagcatagtggtcaaacgagtaggccagctccgtcttcgatgcataCGTGACAATGCCTGGGGAAGTGTTGCTTGCATAGAAGACCTAGGTTGCCGTTGTCTAGCCGTGtgttaccacccgacacaaccacccagttcctacacaagtgattaagaaaaattattagttttttttcatcatatcatatgaagtagtggtgataacatataaagttacttacttttgcccttcggggcgaatcactgggcgttggtgaggaagcggaacatgtggaaggctcatgggacctcacaagtagacactcgaagaggagttggaggaagcggaacccgtgcctgccgcctccaactcgtcgtcctcgtgcggGCCCTCCTCGTCCGTCTGCTGAACCAGCGCATCGTtcgactcgtccacgggcgccacctcctccggctcctcctcacgcggcgtgggaggagacggccccctcctgcgtcTAGCagtcctcctcctgtccgatccctccgccgatccctccgcctcctcctacagccggcgttgtctttggtatatcgagttcacggacctatgacggtcacccgccatctttgttcaatcacctgcaacaaaaaaaacaagacataattagaaataggtgaagaaatgaacaaaacataattacaaaaaacatagtaatatatgtattagaaatatttgcaaaaatgaacaaaacataattacaaaaaacatagtattacatgtattagaaataatcttcatgattgagattagctggatcataggtctcatcatcactatcaacattgtccaactcatcaacactatccgaacgaggaatgttgtcttcattgtcattgcctaaacgtaatcgctcaagcatttgtatgtccctcagatttcgcacctcatctccagcgtcctcgtcataatccctttcattgtctacttccattcctatctctttggttaagtctatgtcaaaccttccttgtagtccctcttcttgatagaactctccatcatatgtgtttaggttgaagttgtaatcttcatcgtttgggacaggtagtttaccatgtggcgataccttgtgcacaa is part of the Miscanthus floridulus cultivar M001 chromosome 9, ASM1932011v1, whole genome shotgun sequence genome and encodes:
- the LOC136480239 gene encoding uncharacterized protein: METLLMTKNTAFLLLLFSLCNPGNAGYCSLSDLAVTQTKVPSKANVYAVTVENRCICTQANVRLACGGFSSSVAVDPAGVLSVDGDGKLCTLNGGRPIGIGSECVVKFSYASPSGQFGFKPVSSSIACS